One stretch of Corallococcus exiguus DNA includes these proteins:
- a CDS encoding acetoacetate decarboxylase family protein: MFLPRRIQTQYGRYSRVDDIPYALPVDSKGAPAMVAAFTVDARRAAALLPGNELHPLRLSRDRGVLLVSVIDYKQTDIGAYIEFSIALACTHGRRPAPPLLPLLFQKRFGLGQYVVDLPVNTEVSVKGGKGIWGMPKHLARLDFRVENGSVSSRYEEGGQQAVRVRIERPKLAWLPLRMAAVNYCAFRGMLMKSTIYFRGRFGFRLGKSAWGTLEVGDHPRVQVLRDLSISPRPFLTGFFPSSSGVLDDHFEAWFLTQPTLPPDTYPEGLESVVDLGQDQTPMPDPESDGAPPRVLQAVAPLPEEARP; encoded by the coding sequence ATGTTCCTGCCTCGACGCATCCAGACCCAGTACGGCCGCTATTCGCGGGTGGACGACATCCCATACGCGCTGCCGGTGGACTCGAAGGGGGCACCGGCGATGGTGGCCGCCTTCACCGTGGACGCTCGCCGCGCGGCGGCCCTGCTGCCCGGCAATGAATTGCACCCGCTGCGCCTGTCGCGCGACCGCGGCGTGCTGCTCGTCTCCGTCATCGACTACAAGCAGACGGACATCGGCGCGTACATCGAGTTCAGCATCGCGCTCGCGTGCACGCACGGACGCAGGCCCGCGCCGCCGCTCCTTCCCTTGCTGTTCCAGAAGCGCTTCGGCCTGGGGCAGTACGTGGTGGACCTGCCGGTGAACACGGAGGTCTCCGTGAAGGGCGGCAAGGGCATCTGGGGCATGCCCAAGCACCTGGCCCGGTTGGACTTCCGGGTGGAAAACGGCTCCGTGAGCAGCCGCTACGAGGAGGGCGGCCAGCAGGCGGTGCGCGTGCGCATCGAGCGCCCGAAGCTCGCGTGGCTACCGCTGCGGATGGCGGCGGTGAACTACTGCGCCTTCCGGGGGATGCTGATGAAGTCCACCATCTACTTCCGGGGCCGCTTCGGCTTCCGGTTGGGGAAGAGCGCATGGGGGACGCTGGAGGTGGGGGACCATCCGCGCGTGCAGGTGCTGCGGGATTTGAGCATCTCCCCGCGCCCGTTCCTCACCGGGTTCTTCCCATCGTCCAGCGGTGTGCTGGATGACCACTTCGAGGCGTGGTTCCTCACCCAGCCCACGCTGCCTCCGGACACGTATCCGGAGGGGCTCGAGAGCGTGGTGGACCTGGGCCAGGACCAGACGCCCATGCCGGACCCGGAGTCGGACGGAGCGCCGCCGAGGGTGCTTCAGGCCGTGGCGCCCCTGCCGGAGGAAGCGCGGCCATGA
- a CDS encoding alpha/beta fold hydrolase, whose amino-acid sequence MSAETIHEPRYTEEIVPFLAGDGRALHLVHLRGVEKADKGPVVLVHGAGVRGNIFRAPVRQTLVDALIEDGYDVWLENWRASMDVEPGEWTLDQAAVLDHPPAIRTVREKTGADKIKAVIHCQGSTSFTMAAVAGLLPEVDLIITNAVSLHPVVPATAKVKLHYAVPLVARLTPFLDPQWAYGGPTRTARMLTRVVQATHHECENLVCRWTSFTYGTGFPVLWRHENLNAQTHDWLQHEFGPVPFSFFKQMYQCVRAGHLVPVEGFRALPEDLGVREPQTDARFVFFAGEENRCFLAESQRRSFEHLEHFHPGRHALHLLPGYGHLDVFMGKRASQDVFPLILSELDRSALH is encoded by the coding sequence ATGTCCGCGGAAACAATCCATGAGCCGCGCTACACCGAGGAGATCGTTCCCTTCCTCGCGGGTGACGGCCGCGCGCTGCACCTGGTTCACCTGCGCGGTGTCGAGAAGGCGGACAAGGGGCCGGTGGTGCTGGTGCACGGAGCCGGCGTGCGCGGGAACATCTTCCGCGCGCCGGTGCGCCAGACATTGGTCGATGCGCTGATCGAAGACGGCTACGACGTGTGGCTGGAGAACTGGCGCGCCAGCATGGACGTGGAGCCGGGCGAGTGGACGTTGGACCAGGCCGCCGTCCTGGACCACCCGCCCGCCATCCGCACCGTGCGGGAGAAGACGGGCGCGGACAAGATCAAGGCCGTCATCCACTGCCAGGGCTCCACCAGCTTCACCATGGCGGCGGTGGCGGGGCTCCTTCCGGAGGTGGACCTCATCATCACCAACGCGGTGTCGCTGCACCCGGTGGTGCCCGCGACCGCGAAGGTGAAGCTGCACTACGCCGTGCCGTTGGTCGCGCGGTTGACGCCCTTCCTGGATCCGCAGTGGGCCTACGGCGGCCCCACGCGCACGGCCCGGATGCTGACGCGCGTGGTGCAGGCCACGCATCACGAGTGCGAGAACCTCGTCTGCCGCTGGACGAGCTTCACCTACGGCACGGGCTTCCCGGTGCTGTGGCGCCACGAGAACCTCAACGCCCAGACGCACGACTGGCTCCAGCACGAGTTCGGCCCGGTGCCCTTCAGCTTCTTCAAGCAGATGTACCAGTGCGTGCGCGCCGGCCACCTGGTGCCGGTGGAGGGCTTCCGCGCGCTGCCGGAGGACCTGGGCGTGCGCGAGCCCCAGACGGACGCGCGCTTCGTCTTCTTCGCGGGCGAGGAGAACCGCTGCTTCCTCGCGGAGAGCCAGCGCCGCAGCTTCGAACATCTGGAGCACTTCCACCCGGGCCGGCACGCGCTGCACCTCCTGCCGGGCTACGGCCACCTGGACGTCTTCATGGGCAAGCGCGCGTCCCAGGACGTCTTCCCCCTCATCCTCTCCGAGCTGGATCGCTCCGCGCTCCACTGA